From a single Streptomyces sp. 1331.2 genomic region:
- a CDS encoding formimidoylglutamate deiminase, which translates to MSLTASVTYWAQYAWLPHPNGPVVEPDVLITTGPDGRIAAVTPDSGPCPPGAVRLEGLAVPGQANAHSHAFHRALRGHVQVGSGTFWTWRDTMYRFAGALDPDSYLELATAVYAEMALAGITAVGEFHYLHHAPGGARYADPNAMGEALIEAAARAGIRITLLDTCYLSSGFGAEPTKPQLRFSDGDADAWAERADALKPREHARIGAAIHSVRAVPAEQLGTVAHWAAMRRAPLHVHLSEQTAENDACLAAHGVTPTRLLADRGALGPRTSAVHATHLTDEDVKLLTDSSTTVCMCPTTERDLADGIGPARRLASAGSPITLGSDSHAVIDPWEEARALELDERLRTQTRGHWTANALLRAGTEDGHASLGWPEAGRIEAGALADFTVIALDSVRTAGPPPRLGAEIAVFAASAADVRHVVVGGRHVVRDGVHRLVADVPGALRSSIGALGC; encoded by the coding sequence GTGTCATTGACCGCTTCGGTGACGTACTGGGCGCAGTACGCATGGCTGCCGCACCCCAACGGGCCGGTGGTCGAGCCGGACGTGCTGATCACCACCGGCCCGGACGGGCGGATCGCCGCCGTCACCCCGGACAGCGGGCCCTGCCCGCCCGGGGCCGTCCGGCTGGAGGGCCTGGCCGTGCCCGGCCAGGCGAACGCCCACTCGCACGCCTTCCACCGGGCGCTGCGCGGGCACGTCCAGGTCGGCTCCGGCACCTTCTGGACCTGGCGCGACACCATGTACCGGTTCGCCGGCGCGCTCGACCCGGACAGCTACCTGGAGCTCGCCACCGCCGTCTACGCCGAGATGGCGCTGGCCGGGATCACCGCCGTCGGCGAGTTCCACTACCTGCACCACGCGCCCGGCGGCGCCCGCTACGCCGACCCGAACGCGATGGGCGAGGCGCTGATCGAGGCCGCCGCCCGGGCCGGCATCCGGATCACCCTGCTGGACACCTGCTACCTGTCCTCCGGCTTCGGCGCCGAACCGACCAAGCCGCAGCTGCGCTTCAGCGACGGCGACGCCGACGCCTGGGCCGAGCGGGCGGACGCGCTCAAGCCGCGCGAGCACGCCCGGATCGGTGCCGCCATCCACTCCGTCCGGGCCGTCCCCGCCGAGCAGTTGGGCACCGTCGCGCACTGGGCGGCGATGCGCCGGGCGCCGCTGCACGTCCACCTGTCCGAGCAGACCGCCGAGAACGACGCTTGCCTCGCCGCGCACGGCGTCACCCCCACCCGGCTGCTCGCCGACCGCGGCGCGCTCGGCCCGCGCACCTCGGCCGTGCACGCCACCCACCTCACCGACGAGGACGTCAAGCTCCTCACCGACTCCTCCACCACCGTCTGCATGTGCCCCACCACCGAACGGGACCTCGCGGACGGCATCGGCCCGGCCCGCAGGCTCGCCTCGGCGGGCAGCCCGATCACCCTGGGCAGCGACAGCCACGCGGTGATCGACCCGTGGGAGGAGGCCCGGGCGCTGGAGCTGGACGAGCGGCTGCGCACCCAGACCCGCGGGCACTGGACGGCGAACGCGCTGCTGCGGGCCGGCACCGAGGACGGGCACGCCTCGCTCGGCTGGCCGGAGGCCGGGCGGATCGAGGCCGGGGCGCTCGCCGACTTCACGGTGATCGCGCTGGACTCCGTCCGTACGGCGGGCCCGCCGCCCCGGCTCGGCGCCGAGATCGCCGTCTTCGCGGCCTCGGCGGCGGACGTCCGGCACGTGGTGGTCGGCGGGCGGCACGTCGTCCGGGACGGCGTGCACCGGCTGGTGGCCGACGTGCCGGGGGCGCTGCGGTCCTCCATCGGCGCGCTGGGCTGCTGA
- a CDS encoding helix-turn-helix domain-containing protein, which produces MALRSNPTLRQRRLGAELRRMREQAGLGGSQLARALGINPAHVTQMESGKTGISVERLRTIAALCMCVNEPLIEALAEIITDRDKGGWWEEYRGRLAQHFLEMAEIEYGAHGLSTYTMAFIPGLLQTTAYASAVFARGFPRLPPHEVDLRTAFRMKRQHVVRSGKTPYSAYIHEAALRMQFSGPKVQAEQLGSLIEDSERPSISIRVVLFNVDTLPVNHENFTYLEGPIPELDTAQMDSGLDSMLYDAPAHTAQFRSLLKRIDSAALSEEESREFIQSIKKDMERNYG; this is translated from the coding sequence ATGGCCCTTCGATCGAACCCGACTCTCCGTCAGCGTCGGCTGGGTGCCGAGCTGCGAAGGATGCGGGAGCAAGCCGGTCTCGGAGGCAGCCAGCTCGCCCGGGCGCTGGGCATCAACCCTGCCCATGTGACGCAGATGGAGAGCGGGAAGACGGGCATCAGTGTCGAACGCCTGCGCACGATCGCAGCGCTGTGCATGTGTGTAAACGAGCCTTTGATCGAGGCACTGGCAGAGATCATCACGGATCGGGACAAGGGCGGCTGGTGGGAGGAGTATCGCGGGCGCCTCGCTCAACACTTCCTAGAGATGGCCGAGATTGAATATGGCGCCCATGGGCTCTCGACATACACCATGGCCTTCATTCCGGGGTTGCTCCAGACCACCGCCTACGCCTCGGCCGTCTTCGCACGAGGCTTCCCTCGCCTTCCTCCGCACGAGGTTGACCTGAGAACTGCCTTCCGCATGAAGCGACAGCACGTGGTCCGATCCGGCAAGACTCCGTACTCCGCATACATCCATGAAGCAGCGTTGCGCATGCAGTTCAGCGGACCCAAGGTCCAAGCTGAGCAGCTTGGTAGCCTCATCGAGGACTCCGAGCGTCCCAGCATCTCTATCCGAGTGGTGCTGTTCAACGTGGATACGCTCCCGGTCAACCACGAGAACTTCACGTACCTCGAAGGCCCGATCCCTGAACTGGACACGGCGCAGATGGATTCAGGCCTGGACAGCATGCTCTATGACGCGCCGGCCCACACGGCCCAGTTTCGTTCCCTGCTCAAGCGGATCGATTCGGCGGCTCTCTCGGAGGAGGAGTCCCGAGAGTTCATTCAATCCATCAAGAAGGATATGGAAAGAAACTATGGTTAA
- a CDS encoding IS701 family transposase: protein MAEVREDLEAFTAGLFEAFTRADQRRWGQAYVRGLLLDGKRKSVEPMAARLGEDGNRQALAHFVTTSPWDPAHVRARLSWRMQDAIDPTALIIDDTGFLKDGDASACVSRQYTGTAGKVTNCQVGVSLHLARDHASAPVNWRLFLPASWDPESTKADPDKVARRDRCGIPAGLGHVEKWQLALDMIDETRCWGVHVPLAIADAGYGDAAAFRLGLQQRGLHYVLGISTTPTAHPAEARPVTPAYSGTGRPPVAKYPDKARSVKDLAIAAGPKAARPVSWREGSRPGKAKSGFKRMYSRFVALRIRPAGREIRDATEGVELAECWLLAEWPAKEAEPVQFWLSNLPADTPLTTLVRMAKLRWRIEHDYREMKQALGLAHFEGRTFTGWHHHVTLVSLAHAFCTLRRLATAPKDAGPA from the coding sequence ATGGCCGAGGTCCGGGAGGACCTGGAGGCGTTCACGGCGGGGTTGTTCGAAGCGTTCACGCGTGCTGACCAGCGGCGTTGGGGGCAGGCGTACGTGCGTGGGCTGCTCCTGGACGGCAAGCGGAAGTCGGTGGAGCCGATGGCCGCGCGGCTCGGGGAGGACGGAAACCGGCAGGCTCTCGCGCACTTCGTCACGACAAGCCCCTGGGATCCGGCGCATGTCCGGGCCCGTTTGTCCTGGAGGATGCAGGACGCCATCGATCCGACCGCGCTGATCATCGACGACACGGGGTTCCTCAAGGACGGCGACGCGTCGGCGTGTGTGTCGCGGCAGTACACCGGAACCGCGGGCAAGGTCACCAACTGCCAAGTGGGCGTCTCGCTCCACTTGGCCCGTGACCACGCCTCGGCGCCGGTCAACTGGCGGCTGTTCCTCCCCGCGTCCTGGGACCCCGAATCGACGAAGGCCGACCCGGACAAGGTCGCCCGGCGAGACCGGTGCGGCATCCCCGCAGGCCTGGGCCACGTGGAGAAGTGGCAGCTGGCCCTGGACATGATCGACGAGACCCGGTGCTGGGGTGTCCACGTCCCGCTCGCCATCGCCGACGCCGGATACGGCGACGCCGCGGCCTTCCGCCTCGGCCTCCAGCAACGCGGCCTGCACTACGTGCTGGGGATCTCCACCACGCCGACCGCGCACCCTGCCGAAGCCCGGCCCGTCACGCCCGCCTACAGCGGCACCGGCCGGCCGCCGGTGGCGAAGTACCCGGACAAGGCCCGCAGTGTGAAGGACCTGGCCATCGCTGCCGGGCCGAAAGCGGCCAGGCCGGTGTCGTGGCGGGAGGGGTCGCGCCCAGGCAAGGCGAAGAGCGGCTTCAAGCGGATGTATTCGCGCTTCGTGGCGCTGCGGATCCGCCCGGCCGGACGCGAGATCCGCGACGCCACCGAGGGCGTGGAGCTGGCCGAGTGCTGGCTGCTGGCCGAATGGCCCGCCAAGGAAGCCGAGCCGGTCCAGTTCTGGCTCTCGAACCTGCCCGCCGACACCCCGCTGACCACTCTGGTGCGAATGGCCAAGCTCCGCTGGCGGATCGAGCACGACTACCGGGAGATGAAACAGGCCCTCGGCCTGGCCCACTTCGAGGGCCGCACGTTCACCGGCTGGCATCACCACGTCACGCTCGTCTCTCTCGCCCACGCGTTCTGCACCCTGCGCAGACTGGCCACCGCCCCAAAAGACGCGGGGCCGGCCTGA
- a CDS encoding DUF397 domain-containing protein: MVNSTWRKSSYSAANSECVEVRASDGAIELRESDDGDVIVRTTRSKFAKFLQAAKAGEFDHLTAGA; this comes from the coding sequence ATGGTTAACTCTACCTGGCGCAAGTCCAGTTACTCGGCTGCGAACTCCGAATGCGTTGAGGTTCGGGCTTCTGACGGGGCGATCGAACTCCGTGAGTCCGACGACGGCGACGTCATCGTCCGAACCACCCGCTCCAAGTTCGCAAAGTTCCTCCAGGCGGCCAAGGCCGGCGAGTTCGACCACCTCACGGCCGGCGCCTGA
- a CDS encoding ATP-binding protein translates to MCTRNTPSLALSRQALRDVLARNGWDAETIFNAELALMELIVNAWRHGNTAAPVVWFSLLGCTLRVTVSDENDALPQQRTPADFSETGRGLQLVQGLTHRWGVDPQKRGKSVWYELDSVA, encoded by the coding sequence GTGTGCACCCGTAACACCCCCTCGCTCGCCCTGTCCCGGCAGGCCCTGCGGGACGTCCTCGCCCGCAACGGCTGGGACGCCGAGACCATCTTCAACGCCGAACTCGCCCTGATGGAGCTCATCGTCAACGCCTGGCGCCACGGCAACACCGCCGCGCCCGTCGTCTGGTTCTCGCTCCTCGGCTGCACCCTCCGGGTCACCGTCTCCGACGAGAACGACGCCCTGCCCCAGCAGCGGACGCCCGCCGACTTCTCCGAGACCGGCCGGGGCCTCCAGCTCGTGCAGGGCCTCACCCACCGCTGGGGCGTCGACCCGCAGAAGCGCGGCAAAAGCGTCTGGTACGAGCTGGACTCCGTCGCGTGA
- a CDS encoding class I SAM-dependent methyltransferase produces the protein MPDFWHHYGRARAESDRTVPGTFHWVWAQDSGPGVEVLGDLTGLVVANLGAGAARHAAHLVAHHAPARVDAIDASPAQHAMACDLYGHLAPRLHTVHADATAHLDAHPDEYDVLYSVFGSLDFTDPRRLLPAAARALRPGGLLVASTLGQYLGGAPAEPDVRHADVPARIPDGTPATMRRWVLQETVWTKLLDEAGFTKISVDRLPPAEPSERAADTLLVRAYRQP, from the coding sequence GTGCCGGACTTCTGGCACCACTACGGCCGTGCCCGCGCCGAGAGCGACCGGACCGTCCCCGGCACCTTCCACTGGGTCTGGGCCCAGGACAGCGGGCCAGGAGTCGAGGTGCTGGGTGACCTCACCGGCCTCGTCGTGGCCAACCTCGGCGCGGGCGCCGCCCGTCATGCCGCGCACCTTGTCGCCCACCACGCCCCGGCCCGGGTCGATGCCATCGACGCCTCCCCCGCCCAGCACGCGATGGCCTGCGACCTCTACGGCCACCTCGCCCCGCGCCTGCACACGGTGCACGCCGACGCGACCGCGCACCTGGACGCGCATCCGGACGAGTACGACGTGCTCTACTCGGTGTTCGGCAGCCTCGACTTCACCGACCCCCGCCGGCTGCTCCCGGCCGCTGCCCGCGCCCTGCGACCCGGCGGACTGCTGGTCGCCTCCACCTTGGGCCAGTACCTCGGCGGAGCCCCCGCTGAGCCGGACGTCCGGCACGCCGACGTTCCGGCCCGCATTCCGGACGGCACCCCGGCAACGATGCGCCGCTGGGTTCTCCAGGAGACTGTCTGGACGAAGTTGTTGGACGAGGCGGGGTTCACGAAGATCAGTGTCGACCGGCTCCCTCCCGCCGAACCGAGTGAACGCGCTGCCGACACCCTGCTCGTCCGCGCCTACCGTCAGCCCTGA
- the hutI gene encoding imidazolonepropionase yields the protein MSTRTTVITGIGSLVTNDPGQGTGPLGLLTDAAVVVDGDTVAWVGPAAQAPAADERFDAEGRALLPGFVDSHAHLVFAGDRTAEFNARMSGQAYSAGGIRTTVAATRAASDAELDANLARFVREALRQGTTTIECKSGYGLTVEDEARALRIAAGYTPETTYLGAHVVAPEYAEDPAGYVELVTGEMLDACAPHARWVDVFCEKGAFDGDQARAVLTAGIEKGLTPRVHANQLTYGPGVQLAVELGAASADHCTHLTDEDVAALAGSATVATLLPGAEFSTRAEYPSGRRLLDAGAVVALSTDCNPGSSFTSSMAFCIAVAVREMGMTPDEAVWAATAGGAHALRRTDVGVVAVGARADLLLLDAPSHVHLAYRPGVPLTAAVWRAGVREV from the coding sequence TTGAGCACCAGGACCACTGTGATCACGGGCATCGGCAGCCTGGTCACCAACGACCCCGGACAGGGGACCGGGCCGCTCGGCCTGCTGACCGACGCGGCCGTGGTGGTCGACGGCGACACCGTCGCCTGGGTCGGCCCGGCGGCGCAGGCGCCGGCGGCGGACGAGCGCTTCGACGCCGAGGGCCGGGCCCTGCTGCCCGGCTTCGTCGACTCCCATGCTCACCTGGTGTTCGCCGGTGACCGCACCGCCGAGTTCAATGCCCGGATGTCCGGGCAGGCGTACTCGGCGGGCGGGATCCGGACGACGGTGGCGGCGACCCGGGCCGCCTCGGATGCGGAACTGGACGCCAACCTGGCCCGGTTCGTCCGGGAGGCGCTGCGCCAGGGCACCACCACCATCGAGTGCAAGTCCGGCTACGGGCTGACGGTGGAGGACGAGGCGCGGGCGCTGCGGATTGCCGCTGGGTACACCCCGGAGACGACGTACCTGGGGGCGCACGTGGTGGCGCCCGAGTACGCGGAGGACCCGGCGGGGTACGTGGAGCTGGTGACCGGCGAGATGCTGGACGCCTGTGCGCCGCACGCCCGTTGGGTGGACGTGTTCTGCGAGAAGGGCGCCTTCGACGGCGACCAGGCGCGGGCTGTTTTGACGGCGGGGATCGAGAAGGGCCTCACGCCGAGGGTGCACGCCAACCAGCTCACGTACGGGCCGGGCGTGCAGCTCGCGGTGGAGCTGGGGGCTGCCTCGGCGGACCACTGCACCCACCTGACGGACGAGGACGTGGCGGCGCTGGCGGGCTCGGCGACGGTCGCCACGCTGCTGCCGGGCGCGGAGTTCTCGACGCGGGCCGAGTACCCGAGCGGGCGGAGGCTGTTGGACGCGGGCGCGGTGGTCGCGCTCTCGACGGACTGCAACCCGGGGTCGAGCTTTACGAGTTCGATGGCGTTCTGTATTGCCGTCGCGGTGCGGGAGATGGGCATGACCCCGGACGAGGCCGTGTGGGCGGCCACGGCGGGCGGCGCCCACGCCCTGCGGCGCACGGATGTGGGGGTCGTGGCGGTGGGCGCGCGGGCCGACCTGCTGCTGCTGGATGCCCCGTCGCACGTTCACCTGGCCTACCGCCCGGGCGTCCCGCTGACGGCCGCAGTCTGGCGCGCGGGCGTCCGGGAGGTCTGA
- a CDS encoding DUF3592 domain-containing protein: MSDDGNVIGYVFGFIGLLVICGGLALPITAARKARMRERILAVGLAAEARCLETYVTQERVSGSDSSDRRTRAVRHVIIGFRTADGRDIRFEDSSGVPRVVGDHVPVRYLPDMPHRAVTADRGRSGAKTGFAVAALVGLFFAGVGAAFAVSGFEIASGSHDLPTRPLPTGRSVPLPGGSLPSDIVCTGDGNATTLVCPDGFPDITVRS; encoded by the coding sequence ATGTCTGACGACGGCAACGTCATCGGGTACGTCTTCGGCTTCATCGGGCTCTTGGTGATCTGCGGCGGGCTGGCGCTACCGATCACCGCAGCGCGCAAGGCCCGGATGCGGGAACGGATCCTGGCGGTCGGACTCGCGGCGGAGGCACGTTGCCTGGAGACGTACGTGACACAGGAACGGGTATCGGGATCGGATTCCTCCGACCGGCGCACCCGCGCGGTCCGGCACGTGATCATCGGCTTCCGCACCGCGGACGGCCGGGACATCCGCTTCGAAGACTCCAGCGGCGTACCGCGCGTGGTGGGCGACCACGTGCCGGTGCGGTACCTGCCCGACATGCCGCACCGGGCGGTAACCGCCGATCGGGGCCGGTCGGGAGCCAAGACCGGGTTCGCCGTGGCGGCGCTGGTGGGCCTGTTCTTCGCCGGCGTCGGCGCGGCTTTCGCCGTCAGCGGCTTCGAAATCGCCTCCGGCAGCCACGACCTGCCCACCCGCCCTCTCCCCACCGGACGCAGCGTGCCGCTGCCCGGCGGTAGCCTCCCTAGCGACATCGTCTGCACCGGCGACGGGAACGCCACCACGCTGGTCTGCCCCGATGGATTCCCCGACATCACTGTCAGGTCCTAG
- a CDS encoding DUF397 domain-containing protein has product MTSSVWQKSSYSGSNADCVEVRTIDGLIELRESDDGDVIVRTARSKFAKFLQGAKAGEFDHLTTS; this is encoded by the coding sequence ATGACCAGCTCTGTGTGGCAGAAGTCCAGTTACTCCGGCTCCAACGCTGACTGCGTCGAGGTCCGTACGATCGACGGGTTGATTGAACTCCGGGAGTCCGACGACGGCGACGTCATCGTCCGGACCGCCCGCTCCAAGTTCGCAAAGTTCCTCCAGGGCGCCAAGGCCGGCGAGTTCGACCATCTCACCACCAGCTAG
- a CDS encoding NUDIX domain-containing protein, with product MARTEFYNDPNAPEPNRLVVAASAVVTDPEGRVLLQRRTDNGLYALPGGTMDLGESLPDTAVREVREETGLDVEITGLVGTYTDPRHVIAYSDGEVRQQFNVCFTARITGGELRISDESTDLRFVAPSDIEGLPMHHTQRLRLQHFLERRAIPYLG from the coding sequence GTGGCACGGACGGAGTTCTACAACGACCCCAACGCGCCTGAGCCGAACCGGCTGGTCGTGGCAGCCTCCGCAGTGGTGACGGATCCCGAAGGACGCGTCCTGCTCCAGCGACGCACCGACAACGGGCTGTATGCACTGCCGGGTGGAACGATGGATCTCGGCGAATCGCTTCCGGACACGGCCGTACGAGAGGTCCGTGAGGAAACCGGCCTCGACGTCGAAATCACCGGCCTCGTCGGCACGTACACCGACCCCCGGCACGTGATCGCCTACTCGGACGGCGAAGTCCGACAGCAGTTCAACGTCTGCTTCACCGCCCGCATCACGGGTGGCGAACTGCGGATCTCGGACGAGTCCACCGACCTTCGGTTCGTCGCCCCGAGCGACATCGAAGGGCTGCCGATGCACCATACTCAGCGCCTCCGACTTCAGCACTTCCTGGAGCGCAGGGCCATCCCCTATCTCGGCTGA
- a CDS encoding methyltransferase domain-containing protein, giving the protein MTGETHKEAGPQGLASALVASGALSSDWLPSFKAVPRELFVPDRIWPGIADGTKQKPVMYRSQDPEVWRRAVYSDIPLTTQWDDGDHKGDGLGTTPTSSNSMPTMVFSMLQDLDVRPGDRVLEVGAGTGWNAGLLAHRLGSANVVTVEYDPDVAHGARENLNRAGLSPTVVEGDGRQGWPDGAPYDRIIATCSLLEIPPAWLAQSVSGGIIVAPFGTEYGGEQIVRLTVNDDGTSASGRFTRSSAFMRLRQQRTDRPPFEDYLRGQEWPADAVRTTTELAPPDTGGWFEQFVIGAAVPETFWRAERYDDGTYTLWLYSRDTRSWASADYERGRTEYEVYQSGPRNLWDEVEAAWRWWDDQGRPGYDRFGLTVGPEGHTVWLDGPESPVPLRGEAT; this is encoded by the coding sequence GTGACCGGCGAGACGCACAAGGAGGCGGGTCCCCAGGGGCTCGCCTCCGCGCTGGTGGCCAGCGGCGCACTCTCCTCGGACTGGCTCCCCTCCTTCAAGGCGGTACCCCGTGAACTGTTCGTTCCTGACCGGATCTGGCCGGGCATCGCGGACGGCACCAAGCAGAAACCCGTGATGTACCGCTCGCAGGACCCGGAGGTGTGGCGACGGGCGGTCTACTCGGACATCCCGCTTACCACGCAGTGGGATGACGGCGACCACAAGGGGGACGGACTCGGCACGACCCCCACTTCGTCCAACTCCATGCCCACGATGGTGTTCTCCATGCTTCAGGACCTCGATGTGCGCCCGGGCGACCGGGTACTTGAGGTTGGCGCCGGCACGGGGTGGAACGCCGGCCTGCTCGCCCACCGCCTGGGCAGCGCCAACGTGGTGACCGTCGAGTACGACCCGGACGTTGCGCACGGGGCCCGGGAGAACCTGAACCGGGCCGGACTTTCTCCGACCGTAGTCGAGGGCGACGGACGGCAGGGCTGGCCGGATGGCGCTCCCTACGACCGGATCATCGCCACCTGTTCCCTGCTTGAGATCCCTCCGGCTTGGCTGGCCCAGTCGGTCTCCGGCGGGATCATCGTGGCGCCCTTCGGCACCGAGTACGGCGGCGAGCAGATCGTCCGGCTGACCGTGAACGACGACGGGACCAGCGCGAGCGGCAGGTTCACCCGGAGCTCGGCGTTCATGCGGCTGCGCCAGCAACGCACGGACCGGCCGCCCTTCGAGGACTACCTGCGCGGTCAGGAGTGGCCCGCTGACGCCGTGAGAACCACCACCGAGCTGGCCCCTCCGGACACGGGCGGGTGGTTCGAGCAGTTCGTCATCGGGGCGGCCGTGCCCGAGACGTTCTGGCGAGCGGAGCGCTACGACGACGGCACGTACACGTTGTGGCTCTACAGCCGGGACACCCGGTCGTGGGCCTCCGCCGACTACGAGCGTGGCCGCACGGAGTACGAGGTCTACCAGTCCGGCCCCCGGAACCTCTGGGACGAGGTGGAGGCCGCCTGGCGCTGGTGGGACGACCAGGGCCGGCCCGGCTATGACCGGTTCGGCCTGACGGTCGGACCCGAGGGCCACACCGTGTGGCTGGACGGTCCGGAGAGCCCGGTGCCACTCCGAGGCGAAGCGACGTGA
- a CDS encoding helix-turn-helix domain-containing protein — translation MPNERLKVVMASGGWTCAALADKAGVDTKSVERWANQNRTPRLGTARLAAEALGEDMFALWPSLRQPRAARTISPELVALHEQRADLPVSVFVDLLGKAVERIDVLVYAAVFLHEAYPRLNDLLRERAAEGCAVRIALGDPDSANVRQRGEEERFGHGIESRCHLALMHYRPLLGTPGIEIRTHGTTLYNSLYRADGEVLVNAHVWGVNAFAAPVWHLRQTGAGTLFDTYAASFDAVWNAALPAEES, via the coding sequence ATGCCGAACGAGAGACTGAAAGTCGTTATGGCCTCGGGTGGTTGGACGTGCGCCGCCCTCGCGGACAAGGCCGGCGTGGACACCAAGTCGGTTGAGCGATGGGCCAATCAGAACCGGACGCCCCGGCTGGGGACTGCCCGTCTGGCCGCAGAAGCGCTGGGAGAAGACATGTTCGCACTGTGGCCGAGCCTGCGGCAGCCACGCGCCGCAAGAACGATAAGTCCCGAGTTGGTGGCCCTCCACGAACAGCGCGCTGACTTACCGGTGTCCGTCTTCGTGGACCTGCTCGGGAAGGCAGTAGAGCGAATCGACGTTCTGGTCTACGCCGCTGTGTTTCTCCACGAGGCGTACCCACGTCTCAACGATCTGCTTCGGGAACGCGCCGCCGAGGGTTGCGCAGTCCGGATCGCACTCGGCGACCCTGACAGCGCGAACGTCAGGCAGCGCGGAGAGGAGGAGAGGTTCGGTCACGGCATCGAATCCCGGTGTCACCTTGCTCTCATGCATTACCGCCCGCTGCTCGGTACACCGGGCATTGAGATCCGCACTCACGGAACCACCCTCTACAACAGCCTCTACCGGGCAGATGGCGAAGTCCTGGTGAATGCACACGTGTGGGGGGTCAATGCCTTCGCAGCACCCGTCTGGCACCTGCGACAAACCGGCGCAGGAACGCTGTTCGACACCTATGCTGCGAGCTTCGACGCGGTATGGAACGCCGCACTACCGGCTGAGGAGAGCTGA